From the genome of Vicia villosa cultivar HV-30 ecotype Madison, WI linkage group LG2, Vvil1.0, whole genome shotgun sequence, one region includes:
- the LOC131647279 gene encoding uncharacterized protein LOC131647279 isoform X1 — MSRGNQRERYGTLEFDGASSGNPGKSGAGAVLRSGNEVHRFSQGLGTQTNNSAEYKGLILGMKEASNKGIDHLEIRGDSKLVCEQFAGKWKVNNPNLRELRNEALDLKGNFKSVTVQYVPRGSNRDADAQASRGKNLQPGHVEEDYYYN; from the exons CGTTACGGTACCCTCGAGTTTGACGGTGCATCTAGTGGAAATCCTGGAAAGTCTGGTGCAGGAGCCGTACTTCGTTCTGGGAATGAG GTCCATCGCTTCAGTCAAGGACTGGGAACTCAAACAAATAATTCTGCTGAGTATAAAGGTTTAATTTTGGGAATGAAAGAAGCTAGTAACAAAGGGATTGATCATCTTGAAATCCGAGGTGATTCTAAGCTTGTTTGCGAACAG TTTGCGGGTAAATGGAAAGTCAACAACCCGAATTTAAGGGAACTGCGTAATGAGGCTTTGGACTTGAAGGGTAACTTCAAGTCAGTCACTGTCCAATATGTTCCTAGG GGTTCTAACAGAGATGCTGATGCTCAAGCGAGTCGGGGCAAAAATCTTCAAC CTGGCCATGTTGAAGAAGACTATTACTACAACTGA